The proteins below come from a single Halothiobacillus neapolitanus c2 genomic window:
- the tatA gene encoding Sec-independent protein translocase subunit TatA codes for MGSFSIWHWLVILAIVLLLFGTKRLKNLGGDLGSAIKGFKNAVKDEEKKDADTAASEGSKESLSHKEADSSRVIEGEAVRRQNANDESGNKPS; via the coding sequence ATGGGTAGTTTCAGCATTTGGCATTGGTTGGTCATTCTGGCGATCGTACTGTTGCTGTTCGGCACCAAGCGTCTGAAAAATCTGGGCGGCGATCTGGGTAGCGCGATCAAAGGCTTCAAGAACGCCGTCAAGGACGAAGAAAAGAAAGACGCGGATACCGCGGCAAGTGAAGGCAGCAAGGAATCCTTGTCTCACAAGGAAGCAGACTCCAGCCGCGTCATCGAAGGTGAAGCCGTTCGCCGCCAAAACGCGAACGATGAGTCTGGCAACAAACCAAGCTGA
- the ykgO gene encoding type B 50S ribosomal protein L36 — protein sequence MKILSSLKSAKTRHKDCQIVRRRGKVYVINKTNPRFKARQR from the coding sequence ATGAAAATTTTATCTTCTCTGAAGTCTGCCAAGACTCGGCATAAAGACTGTCAGATCGTACGTCGCCGCGGCAAGGTTTATGTCATCAACAAAACCAACCCACGCTTCAAAGCCCGCCAGCGTTAA
- the hisI gene encoding phosphoribosyl-AMP cyclohydrolase: MTVPLWIDAVQWTDDGLVPAIAQDAQTGRILMFAWMNRVALEQTVSTGEAVYFSRSRQRLWHKGEESGHVQRVQEIRLDCDGDVILLQIEQIGGIACHTGRESCFFRRLVDGQWQITDPVLKSPGEIYGEGAHGHE; encoded by the coding sequence ATGACGGTACCGTTATGGATCGATGCGGTGCAATGGACGGACGATGGTCTGGTGCCCGCGATTGCGCAGGATGCCCAAACCGGCCGCATCCTCATGTTCGCCTGGATGAATCGAGTCGCTTTGGAACAGACGGTGTCCACGGGGGAGGCGGTCTACTTCTCCCGTTCGCGCCAACGCCTTTGGCATAAGGGCGAGGAAAGCGGGCATGTGCAGCGGGTACAGGAGATTCGTCTCGACTGCGACGGCGATGTCATTCTGCTCCAGATTGAACAGATCGGCGGTATCGCCTGTCATACGGGTCGAGAAAGCTGTTTTTTCCGCCGTTTGGTTGATGGGCAATGGCAGATCACCGATCCTGTATTAAAATCACCGGGCGAAATTTACGGGGAAGGCGCGCATGGCCACGAATAA
- the tatB gene encoding Sec-independent protein translocase protein TatB: protein MFGFSIWEIFLILVIALLVVGPERLPGLARTIGTWVHKIKKFVANAKAELDSEFNFQDMKDILNSQESEIAKLRALVEETRQEVNESGRQVLGAVDDAEASFRAAAQSEQEVAGAPLKAIDDAAPAEQPVSAENKQAKTGKDADAATGKVKTSAPTSVPLSFDEEIRMLEESSGQAFKRPFAPAEPVDAPSNTADANKPSPDSDSKTS from the coding sequence GTGTTCGGATTCAGTATTTGGGAAATCTTCCTGATTCTTGTGATCGCCCTGCTTGTGGTCGGCCCCGAGCGGCTGCCCGGTCTTGCGCGCACGATCGGTACCTGGGTGCACAAAATCAAAAAGTTTGTCGCGAACGCAAAGGCCGAGCTGGACAGTGAGTTCAACTTTCAGGACATGAAAGATATTCTCAACTCTCAGGAGTCGGAGATTGCCAAGTTGCGCGCCTTGGTGGAAGAGACCCGGCAGGAAGTGAATGAGTCTGGGCGTCAGGTTCTGGGTGCAGTCGACGACGCGGAGGCAAGCTTCCGCGCAGCGGCGCAGTCAGAACAAGAAGTAGCGGGCGCCCCGCTGAAGGCCATCGATGATGCGGCCCCTGCCGAGCAGCCCGTTTCTGCCGAAAATAAGCAAGCCAAAACCGGCAAGGACGCTGATGCCGCAACGGGTAAGGTGAAAACCTCCGCACCCACGTCTGTTCCATTGAGTTTTGACGAAGAAATCCGGATGCTTGAAGAAAGTTCGGGGCAGGCCTTCAAACGTCCCTTCGCGCCTGCTGAACCGGTAGATGCCCCATCCAATACCGCTGATGCCAATAAACCCTCACCCGATAGCGATAGCAAAACATCATGA
- the hisB gene encoding imidazoleglycerol-phosphate dehydratase HisB has translation MPARTAEITRDTAETQIELRINLDGSGRAEFKTGVPFFEHMLDQIARHGLIDMDLTAQGDLHIDDHHTVEDCGIVFGQALAKAVGDKRGITRYGHAYVPLDEALSRVVIDLSGRPGLVFSCSFTRASIGRFETQLVEEFFRGLVNHAGMTLHIDNIRGDNAHHQAETIFKAFGRALRMALSPDPRQADQIPSTKGSL, from the coding sequence ATGCCTGCCCGCACTGCAGAAATAACCCGTGATACTGCGGAAACCCAGATTGAGCTCCGTATAAATCTCGACGGCTCCGGCCGTGCGGAATTCAAGACAGGCGTACCGTTTTTTGAGCACATGCTCGATCAGATCGCCCGTCACGGGTTGATTGATATGGATCTGACCGCGCAGGGTGATCTGCACATTGATGATCACCACACGGTCGAGGACTGCGGTATTGTGTTCGGCCAGGCCTTGGCGAAGGCGGTAGGCGACAAGCGTGGCATTACGCGTTACGGCCACGCTTATGTGCCGTTGGATGAGGCACTTTCTCGCGTGGTGATCGATTTGTCGGGTCGGCCTGGACTCGTGTTTTCCTGCTCCTTCACGCGCGCCAGCATCGGGCGTTTTGAAACGCAACTCGTGGAGGAATTCTTCCGTGGGTTGGTCAATCACGCGGGCATGACCTTGCACATCGACAATATTCGCGGCGATAACGCGCACCACCAGGCCGAGACAATTTTCAAGGCGTTCGGGCGGGCATTGCGCATGGCGCTCTCGCCTGATCCGCGTCAGGCCGATCAGATTCCTTCGACCAAAGGCTCGTTGTAA
- a CDS encoding DnaJ C-terminal domain-containing protein, producing MKFHDYYATLGVERTATQAEIKKAYRKAAQKYHPDRNKEAGAEEKFKEINEAYDVLGDEEKRQRYDTLGSNYRAGEDFRPPPGFDPNQFGDQYGGAGFSDFFSSIFGGGFDPGAAHGGRRTRAARGPDYEMALSLSVQEMIEGGSKSVTTDHPETGRKTLKVTIPKGSTPGKRMRLTGQGGSGANGGPAGDLYLVFQLEANSLFTLDGNDVLYNLPVTPWEAALGEKVTVPTPTGGKISMTIPAGSQSGSRLRVRGRGLAGGDYFVTVMIHTPPAKTDEARDFYREMKASMPFNPRD from the coding sequence TTGAAATTCCACGATTACTACGCCACGCTCGGTGTGGAACGCACCGCGACCCAGGCCGAAATCAAGAAGGCCTATCGCAAGGCAGCGCAAAAATATCATCCGGATCGCAACAAGGAAGCCGGCGCCGAGGAGAAGTTCAAGGAAATCAACGAAGCCTACGATGTGCTGGGCGATGAAGAAAAGCGCCAGCGCTATGACACCTTGGGTTCGAACTATCGTGCGGGCGAAGATTTCCGTCCGCCACCGGGCTTTGACCCCAATCAGTTCGGCGACCAGTATGGTGGCGCGGGGTTCTCGGATTTTTTCAGCAGCATCTTTGGTGGCGGATTCGATCCCGGTGCCGCACATGGCGGTCGCCGCACGCGCGCGGCCCGCGGCCCTGATTATGAGATGGCGCTTTCATTGAGTGTTCAGGAAATGATCGAAGGCGGCAGCAAGTCCGTGACCACCGATCACCCCGAGACGGGGCGAAAAACGCTCAAGGTCACCATTCCAAAGGGCAGCACGCCGGGCAAGCGGATGCGTTTGACCGGGCAAGGTGGTTCCGGCGCAAACGGTGGCCCGGCAGGCGATTTGTATCTTGTCTTCCAACTGGAAGCCAACAGTTTATTTACGCTGGACGGCAATGATGTTCTGTACAACCTGCCGGTCACGCCCTGGGAAGCGGCATTGGGCGAGAAAGTGACGGTTCCGACACCCACCGGCGGCAAGATCAGCATGACCATCCCCGCCGGTTCACAATCCGGCTCTCGCTTGCGGGTTCGCGGGCGCGGTCTGGCTGGCGGCGATTACTTCGTGACCGTGATGATTCACACGCCACCGGCCAAAACAGACGAAGCGCGCGACTTCTACAGGGAAATGAAGGCATCGATGCCGTTCAACCCCAGGGATTAA
- the hisH gene encoding imidazole glycerol phosphate synthase subunit HisH → MAEAIAIVDYGMGNLRSVAKAVAHVAPAGTEVRITDSAEYILSADRVVFPGQGAAADCMAALKSRDLIAPLTEAAKTRPFLGICMGMQVMLDHSDENGGVHLLAWFKGAVQRFPAGVDASGLALKIPQMGWNEIRQVRPHPLWHGVADMSRFYFVHSYYCAPEDASLTVGETEYGLRYTAALARGSVFAIQSHPEKSADDGLTLLKNFTRWDGRFD, encoded by the coding sequence ATGGCCGAGGCCATTGCTATTGTCGATTACGGCATGGGCAACTTGCGCTCTGTGGCCAAGGCCGTGGCGCACGTTGCGCCTGCGGGCACCGAGGTCCGGATTACCGATTCTGCCGAATATATTCTGAGTGCCGACCGGGTGGTCTTCCCGGGGCAGGGCGCCGCCGCCGATTGCATGGCCGCGCTCAAATCCCGCGATCTGATTGCGCCGCTGACTGAGGCGGCTAAAACAAGGCCATTTCTCGGTATCTGCATGGGCATGCAGGTGATGCTTGATCACAGTGATGAGAATGGCGGGGTTCATCTGCTGGCTTGGTTCAAGGGCGCAGTACAACGTTTTCCGGCTGGCGTGGATGCATCGGGCCTTGCGCTCAAAATCCCGCAAATGGGCTGGAATGAAATCAGACAGGTTCGCCCGCATCCCTTGTGGCACGGTGTTGCGGACATGAGTCGCTTCTATTTTGTTCATAGCTATTACTGCGCACCGGAAGATGCGTCGTTGACGGTGGGCGAGACGGAATACGGGCTGCGTTATACCGCCGCATTAGCGCGTGGCTCTGTCTTTGCGATCCAGTCGCATCCGGAAAAGAGCGCCGATGACGGGCTGACCTTGCTGAAAAACTTTACCCGTTGGGACGGTCGTTTCGACTGA
- a CDS encoding phosphoribosyl-ATP diphosphatase — protein sequence MATNNPGELLAQLAAVIEQRKQADPGSSYVAQLFAKGRSKIAQKVGEEGVEVALAAVSGDNVAIVSEMADLWFHSMVLLADAGLSHQAVLDELGERFGLSGLEEKASRPQSIKSGASKTGNHKN from the coding sequence ATGGCCACGAATAATCCGGGCGAACTGTTGGCCCAGTTGGCCGCCGTGATCGAGCAGCGCAAGCAGGCCGACCCCGGTTCGTCCTATGTCGCGCAGCTGTTCGCCAAGGGTCGGAGCAAGATTGCCCAGAAAGTGGGCGAAGAAGGCGTCGAGGTTGCTCTTGCCGCTGTGAGCGGAGATAACGTAGCCATTGTCAGCGAAATGGCTGATTTATGGTTTCACAGTATGGTGTTGCTGGCCGACGCGGGTCTGTCTCATCAGGCGGTGCTTGATGAGCTGGGTGAGCGATTTGGTTTGTCCGGCCTTGAAGAAAAGGCCAGTCGGCCCCAAAGCATTAAGTCTGGGGCAAGCAAGACCGGGAACCACAAGAATTGA
- a CDS encoding FeoC-like transcriptional regulator, with translation MNSSRLLTPSQLKAYLKFRGTAPLRDVLLHFDAAPSAVLHLLAFWRERGHIRQIAVTPAVCDKGCGGCGSGDVCTPDPHEYDLIEWVESSASPVCFDVLSDYDEAWKPGSPHGV, from the coding sequence ATGAACTCCTCGCGCTTACTCACCCCAAGCCAGCTCAAAGCGTACCTCAAGTTCCGCGGCACCGCGCCACTGCGCGATGTACTGCTGCATTTTGATGCCGCTCCCAGCGCCGTTCTGCATCTGTTGGCATTCTGGCGCGAGCGCGGACACATTCGGCAAATCGCAGTGACGCCAGCGGTATGTGATAAAGGGTGTGGCGGCTGCGGCAGTGGCGATGTGTGCACACCAGACCCGCACGAATACGATCTGATCGAATGGGTGGAATCCAGCGCCTCACCAGTCTGCTTTGATGTCTTGTCCGATTACGATGAGGCATGGAAGCCCGGCAGCCCGCATGGGGTTTAA
- the hisA gene encoding 1-(5-phosphoribosyl)-5-[(5-phosphoribosylamino)methylideneamino]imidazole-4-carboxamide isomerase — MLLIPAIDLKAGQCVRLKQGRMDDDTVFSDDPVAMAQRWVDAGARRLHLVDLDGAFAGSPKNRESIAAICAAFPELPIQVGGGIREEETIEQYLAMGVSYVIIGSKAVSDPHFVSDACLSFPGHVIVGLDARDGKVAIDGWAKTSNTDATDLARRFEQDGVSSIVFTDIARDGMMQGANMEATRALARAVRIPIIASGGMTDMADIDRLIDAADDGVAGAIIGRALYEGGIDLGMAQSRVDARCGVPPFTE, encoded by the coding sequence ATGTTGTTGATTCCTGCCATTGATTTGAAAGCTGGCCAGTGTGTGCGACTCAAGCAGGGTCGTATGGACGACGATACCGTATTCTCGGATGACCCGGTGGCGATGGCCCAGCGCTGGGTAGATGCGGGCGCCCGGCGTTTGCATCTGGTTGATCTGGATGGCGCTTTTGCGGGCAGTCCGAAAAATCGGGAAAGCATTGCGGCGATCTGCGCGGCTTTTCCTGAATTGCCGATCCAGGTCGGCGGCGGCATTCGCGAGGAAGAAACCATCGAACAGTATCTCGCGATGGGTGTTTCCTACGTGATCATCGGCTCCAAGGCAGTTTCCGATCCGCATTTTGTCAGCGATGCTTGTCTGTCGTTTCCAGGGCACGTCATCGTCGGGCTCGATGCGCGCGACGGCAAAGTTGCGATTGATGGCTGGGCCAAGACATCGAATACCGATGCCACAGACTTGGCGCGTCGCTTCGAGCAGGATGGCGTTTCTTCCATCGTCTTCACCGATATCGCTCGTGACGGCATGATGCAGGGCGCGAATATGGAGGCGACCCGGGCCTTGGCGCGCGCCGTGCGGATTCCCATCATTGCTTCGGGCGGCATGACGGATATGGCCGATATCGATCGCTTGATCGATGCGGCGGATGACGGCGTGGCCGGCGCCATTATCGGTCGCGCATTATACGAGGGCGGTATCGACCTCGGCATGGCTCAGTCACGGGTTGATGCGCGTTGCGGCGTCCCGCCCTTTACCGAATGA
- the hisF gene encoding imidazole glycerol phosphate synthase subunit HisF, translating to MSLAKRIIPCLDVADGRVVKGIQFESLRDAGDPVEAARRYNLEGADELTFLDISASHEGRDTMRHVVEQVAEEVFIPLTVGGGIRALADVRSLLNAGADKVSINTAAVFNPDLIKEIADSIGAQCLVVAIDARRVSQPGEPLRWEIFTHGGRKPTGLDAVEWANRMAEYGAGELLVTSMDRDGTKQGFDLELTRAIADSVPVPVIASGGVGNLDDLTAGILQGHADAVLAASIFHFGTYRISEAKANMAAAGIEVRQ from the coding sequence ATGAGCTTGGCCAAACGCATTATTCCCTGCCTGGATGTGGCCGATGGGCGCGTGGTTAAGGGTATTCAGTTCGAATCGCTGCGCGACGCAGGCGATCCGGTCGAAGCCGCGCGCCGATACAATCTCGAAGGCGCGGATGAGCTGACCTTCCTGGATATTTCCGCTTCTCATGAAGGGCGAGACACGATGCGTCACGTTGTCGAGCAAGTGGCGGAGGAAGTCTTTATTCCGCTGACTGTGGGCGGCGGTATCCGTGCGCTCGCCGATGTCCGCTCGTTGTTGAATGCCGGTGCGGACAAGGTGTCGATAAACACGGCTGCGGTGTTCAATCCCGACCTGATCAAGGAAATTGCCGACTCGATCGGCGCACAATGCCTCGTGGTTGCGATTGATGCCCGGCGCGTGTCCCAGCCCGGCGAGCCGCTGCGATGGGAGATTTTTACCCACGGCGGGCGCAAGCCGACCGGTCTGGATGCGGTCGAGTGGGCGAACCGGATGGCCGAATACGGTGCGGGCGAGCTGCTCGTGACCAGCATGGATCGTGACGGCACCAAGCAGGGGTTCGATCTGGAGCTGACGCGAGCGATTGCCGATTCCGTGCCGGTGCCGGTCATCGCCTCCGGTGGCGTCGGCAATCTGGACGATCTCACGGCGGGCATCCTGCAAGGCCATGCCGATGCGGTGCTGGCGGCAAGTATTTTTCACTTCGGCACTTATCGCATCAGCGAGGCCAAGGCGAACATGGCAGCGGCAGGAATCGAGGTGCGACAATGA